One segment of Eretmochelys imbricata isolate rEreImb1 chromosome 5, rEreImb1.hap1, whole genome shotgun sequence DNA contains the following:
- the TMEM167A gene encoding protein kish-A isoform X1 produces the protein MNLLCLINSAIFNFQSLLTVILLLICTCAYIRSLAPSLLDKNKTGLLGIFWKCARIGERKSPYVAVCCIVMAFSILFAQ, from the exons ATGAATTTGCTGTGTCTTATCAAT TCTGCAATCTTCAACTTTCAGAGCCTACTGACAGTAATCTTGCTGCTCATATGTACCTGTGCTTATATCAGATCCTTGGCTCCCAGCTTACTGGACAAAAATAAAACTGG ATTATTGGGCATATTCTGGAAGTGTGCCAGGATTG GTGAACGGAAGAGTCCATATGTAGCTGTGTGCTGTATAGTGATGGCTTTCAGCATTCTGTTCGCACAGTAG
- the TMEM167A gene encoding protein kish-A isoform X2, which translates to MSAIFNFQSLLTVILLLICTCAYIRSLAPSLLDKNKTGLLGIFWKCARIGERKSPYVAVCCIVMAFSILFAQ; encoded by the exons TCTGCAATCTTCAACTTTCAGAGCCTACTGACAGTAATCTTGCTGCTCATATGTACCTGTGCTTATATCAGATCCTTGGCTCCCAGCTTACTGGACAAAAATAAAACTGG ATTATTGGGCATATTCTGGAAGTGTGCCAGGATTG GTGAACGGAAGAGTCCATATGTAGCTGTGTGCTGTATAGTGATGGCTTTCAGCATTCTGTTCGCACAGTAG